From Myotis daubentonii chromosome 15, mMyoDau2.1, whole genome shotgun sequence, one genomic window encodes:
- the LOC132217153 gene encoding leukocyte immunoglobulin-like receptor subfamily A member 3 — MTIWCEGTPGSEEYHLEKEGSPAPWKTQEPLESGDKVMFSITRMTEGYAGRYRCQYRSPAGWSERSDPLELVVITGSYSKPSLSALPSPVVTYGENVTLQDSPQVCSPLSDPLELLVSGEYGKPSLLSQQGPIAASGQNLTLQCRSDVGLDIFILHKERGRVQPKRIFLQIQAGLSQAHFPLDTVSSSHGGRYICYGGCKLSSKWSAPSDPLDILVAGHLSDRPTLSVHPGPRVAPGENVTLLCQSQSPRNTFLLSKEGAADPPLSLRSEHRGRQYQAEFSMSPVTSAHGGTYRCYSSVSTSPYLLSLPSEPLELLVSGQISHRDSLPGLSVGLRTPVQAGAIPKPTIRAEPGPMIPLGSPVTIWCQGTPGAVEYLLYKEGRPQPWKRQELLELGDSAKFSITYMTEHDAGRYRCYYRSPAGWSEPSDPLELLVPGHLPDRPSLSVQPGHRVASGENVTLLCHSQSPRNTFLLCKEGEAGPPLRLISKYRTGQYQAEFSMSPVTSVHRGTYRCYSSNGTSPFLLSLPSEPLALLVSGE; from the exons ATGACCATCTGGTGTGAGGGGACCCCAGGGTCTGAGGAGTACCATCTGGAGAAAGAGGGAAGCCCAGCACCATGGAAAACACAGGAGCCACTGGAGTCCGGTGACAAGGTGATGTTCTCCATCACCCGCATGACAGAGGGTTATGCTGGTAGATATCGCTGTCAGTATCgaagccctgctggctggtcagAGCGTagtgaccccctggagctggTGGTGATAACAG gaTCCTACAGCAAacccagcctctcagccctgcccagtcCTGTCGTGACCTATGGAGAGAACGTAACCCTCCA GGACAGCCCCCAGGTGTGCTCACCACTTAGTGACCCCCTGGAGCTCCTTGTCTCAG GTGAGTATGGGAAGCCCTCCCTCCTGAGCCAGCAGGGCCCCATCGCAGCCTCTGGACAGAACCTGACCCTCCAGTGTCGCTCTGATGTCGGCCTTGACATATTCATTCTACACAAGGAGCGGGGACGGGTCCAACCCAAGAGGATTTTCCTGCAGATCCAGGCTGGGCTCTCTCAGGCCCACTTCCCCCTGGACACTGTGAGCAGCTCCCACGGGGGCCGGTACATATGCTACGGGGGATGCAAGCTCTCCTCCAAGTGGTCGGCCCCCAGTGACCCTCTGGACATCCTGGTGGCAG gaCACCTGTCTGATAGACCCACCCTCTCGGTGCATCCAGGCCCCAGGGTGGCCCCAGGAGAGAACGTGACCCTGCTGTGTCAGTCCCAGAGCCCGAGGAACACGTTCCTTCTGTCCAAGGAGGGGGCGGCCGATCCCCCCCTAAGTCTGAGATCAGAGCATCGAGGTCGGCAGTACCAGGCGGAGTTCTCCATGAGCCCTGTGACCTCAGCCCACGGGGGCACCTACAGGTGCTACAGCTCAGTCAGCACCTCCCCCTACCTGCTGTCACTCCCCAGTGAGCCCCTGGAGCTCCTGGTCTCAG GGCAAATCTCTCACAGGGACTCTCTTCCAGGGCTGAGTGTGGGCCTCAGGACCCCAGTGCAGGCAG GGGCCATCCCCAAACCCACCATCAGGGCTGAGCCAGGCCCTATGATCCCCTTGGGGAGCCCCGTGACCATCTGGTGTCAGGGGACCCCAGGGGCTGTGGAGTACCTCCTGTATAAAGAGGGAAGACCACAACCATGGAAAAGACAGGAGCTACTGGAGCTGGGGGACAGTGCCAAGTTCTCCATCACATACATGACAGAGCATGATGCTGGGAGATATCGCTGTTACTATCgcagccctgctggctggtcagagcccagtgaccccctggagctCCTGGTCCCAG gaCACCTGCCTGACAGACCCTCCCTCTCGGTGCAGCCAGGCCACAGGGTGGCCTCAGGAGAGAATGTGACCCTGCTGTGTCACTCACAGAGCCCAAGGAACACGTTTCTTCTGTGCAAGGAGGGGGAAGCCGGTCCCCCACTGCGTCTTATATCAAAGTATCGAACCGGGCAGTACCAGGCAGAGTTCTCCATGAGCCCTGTGACCTCAGTCCACCGGGGCACCTACAGGTGCTACAGCTCAAACGGCACCTcccccttcctgctgtcactCCCCAGTGAGCCCCTGGCGCTCCTGGTCTCAGGTGAGTAA
- the LOC132217258 gene encoding leukocyte immunoglobulin-like receptor subfamily B member 3 translates to MTPTLRALLCLGLSVGLRTPVQAGTVPKPTIRAEPGPVVPYGSPVTIWCQGTPGAEEYRLDKEGSPEPWRREKPLEPAEKVMFYFPQMTEYDAGRYRCYCYSPGGWSERSEPLELVVLSGSYSKPSLSALPSPVVTSGKNVTLRCGSWPLFGKFILTKEGDHRLSKTLNSPHSSGQSKALFSVGPVTASDRWTFRCYGCSRNSPQVCSPFSDPLELLVPGESGKPSLLTQQGPIVASGQSLTLQCRSDIGYDRFPQDGPFQAHFPLDTVSSSHGGRYRCYGGYNLSSEWSAPSDPLDILVAGWLRERPSLLVHPGPRVSSGENVTLLCQSQRPRDTFLLSKEGAADPPLRLNSMHRAQNQAEFSMSPVTSAHGGTYRCYSSRSTSPFLLSPPSEPLELLVSVPKWNLNILIGVSVALFLLLSLLLSLLLLRHQRQSKGRTSDAAMKDPQPGESVELDPRAAPDAPQDVTYAHLNPSTLKRKTCAPSSSPSEEPLDEPSVYAALAIH, encoded by the exons ATGACCCCCACCCTCAGGGCCCTGCTCTGCCTCG GGCTGAGTGTGGGCCTCAGGACCCCAGTGCAGGCAG GGACCGTCCCCAAACCCACCATCAGGGCTGAGCCAGGCCCCGTGGTCCCTTATGGGAGCCCTGTGACCATCTGGTGTCAGGGGACACCAGGGGCTGAGGAGTACCGTCTGGATAAAGAGGGAAGCCCAGAaccatggagaagagagaagccACTGGAGCCTGCGGAGAAGGTGATGTTCTACTTTCCACAAATGACAGAATATGATGCTGGGAGATATCGCTGTTACTGTTACAGCCCTGGTGGCTGGTCAGAGCGCAGTGAGCCCCTGGAGCTGGTGGTGCTGTCAG gATCCTACAGCAAACCCAGCCTCTCAGCCTTGCCCAGCCCTGTCGTGACCTCAGGAAAGAATGTGACCCTCCGGTGTGGCTCATGGCCACTATTTGGCAAGTTCATTCTGACTAAGGAAGGAGATCACAGGCTCTCCAAGACCCTGAACTCACCACACTCCAGTGGGCAGTCCAAAgccctgttctctgtgggccCCGTGACCGCCAGCGACAGGTGGACATTCAGATGCTATGGCTGTTCCAGGAACAGCCCCCAGGTGTGCTCACCATTTAGTGACCCCCTGGAGCTCCTGGTCCCAG GTGAGTCTGGGAAGCCCTCCCTCCTGACCCAGCAGGGCCCCATCGTGGCCTCTGGACAGAGCCTGACCCTCCAGTGTCGCTCTGATATCGGCTATGACAGATTC ccccaggatgGGCCCTTTCAGGCCCACTTCCCCCTGGACACTGTGAGCAGCTCCCACGGGGGCCGGTACAGATGCTACGGTGGATACAACCTCTCCTCTGAGTGGTCGGCCCCCAGTGACCCCTTGGACATCCTGGTGGCAG GATGGCTGCGTGAAAGACCTTCCCTCTTGGTGCATCCAGGCCCCAGGGTGTCCTCAGGAGAGAACGTGACCCTGCTGTGTCAGTCACAGAGACCGAGGGACACGTTTCTTCTGTCCAAGGAGGGGGCAGCGGATCCCCCCTTGCGTTTGAATTCAATGCACCGAGCTCAGAACCAGGCGGAGTTCTCCATGAGCCCTGTGACCTCAGCCCATGGGGGCACCTACAGGTGCTACAGCTCACGCAGCACCTCCCCCTTCCTGCTGTCACCCCCCAGTGAGCCCCTGGAGCTCCTGGTCTCAG TTCCCAAATGGAACCTGAACATCCTGATCGGGGTCTCGGTGGCCCTTTTCCTGCTGCTCTcgctcctcctctccctcctcctcctacgACACCAACGTCAGAGTAAAGGCAGGACGTCAG ATGCTGCCATGAAAGACCCACAGCCTGGGGAGAGCGTGGAGCTGGACCCTCGG GCTGCACCTGACGCCCCCCAGGATGTGACCTACGCCCATCTGAACCCCTCGACTCTCAAAAGGAAGACTTGTGCACCCTCATCCTCCCCATCAGAGGAGCCCCTAGATGAGCCCAGTGTGTATGCTGCTCTAGCCATCCACTAG